Genomic DNA from Kluyveromyces lactis strain NRRL Y-1140 chromosome C complete sequence:
TCTATACCTAAAGAACTTTTATTACAGCTTACTTTTTAGTGGctcttctttggaatgGCCACAAGGCTCTGGAAAAAAGCTTTTAACGTGTCCCCTACCAGCAGAAGAACCAGCCTTTCCATATGCTTCCCTTTTAATATCATCAAGTGCGCAAAATTTCTTGCACGTTCTTGATGTctcatttgaagatgttctGTTCAATGAATCCCCTCAAAATGGATTTCATTTTACTAGACAACATATAATTGATGTTCTTTTGGACATAcagaagaatttcaaagaaaatcatGTGAAACTTCTTATTGCCCTCTTTGTGTTCAACAATTTGCCAAAGTATTCTCAGTTTATTCGCCTAACCAACACTATCATTGACTCACAAATAGACGTCATATTATCTGCTGATTTGGAAggatttgaacaaatttctGAAGATTGTCTTGAAGCACTATTGTCTGTTTATTCACCAGATAATATTAACGCCCTAATTGATAAAATGTCAGGAGTGGATTTTTATCGTGTTCGGCTTCTGCTATATAAAAAGGCCGGAAGATATACAGATTATCTTACCTTTATTCTTAGCGATCAACACAGGAATACGAATGGCAATGATATTATTGCAGGTTTGAAACTATGTGATGGTGCTACAGCGAAATCGCCTATCGGTCGAAGTGAAATTTGCGACCTTCTATCAGATACATTTCCGAAGATTATCGAAAATTGTCAAGATCAGCGTTCCCTTGTCTCAATCATAGACTCTTTTGATAGTAGCTTacatgaaaaaattcttcttatttCTGATCCGTTGACGCTCTTAGGATATCTTCGTATACTTCTGTCTGGGAACTATCATCTATCTGCCccatttttgaagaaagcaaGGCCGAAGTATCTATCATTGTTGTATGAAACCGGAGATGCGTCCGGTGTATCACAATGGGTTGACAATATTGACCTTAAAAACATCGAAGTTGAGAGTATTGTAGATATTATTAACGGAAATAGGGATTCGAGAACTTTGATACGATTGCTAGTACGGCTAAAGAACTATGGGTCGGCAATAGATAAAATAAACTCGAAAATCAACGAGTTATTACAAAATAATGATTTTGACGAAATTGATAATTATTTGGATTTAGGCATCAGTGTATCCCAGAAGACAGATGAAACTAACAAGAACTGGGTtaaattgatatcaaactTGGTCTCTCAATACCCAACTCTTACCGATGATCAAAAAGCGTTTTGTGATAAAAGTTTGCAGAAAGTATTTATTGAGCTTTCAGATGGGAACCTGAATGATATCGAAAACTCGGAGGAGAGCTTTTTCTGGAAGACCCTAATGGAgatatttgaaaacaaatctCTTATCTTGAGTAAAATCAAAGATATTAAAGTGgtgttgaagaatattttcaCAGCTTATTCTGTCGAAGAGACAGTGAAACTTCTTATTTTACAGATTATCAATCAAAGTGCATCATCAGATATTACAACCTATATGCACAGAAAAGAACATGGTTGGGCAATTCAGTCTCATGAGTGTGAAGTATGTGGCAAGAAAATATGGGGAATTGGAATCGATAATAAAGTCTTTGAACAGTGGGAGTCAGCGAGATGCCACGAGGTCGCCGCTAGTGGTAGCAGTGCACTCGTTGTATTTAGTTGTGGGCACAGTTTCCACAGCTCCTGTTTAGAAAACATGGGCCAACACGAGGGTGCTTTCAAATGTTTAACTTGTGACGATGAGTAAAGTTATAGATAGACATAGATATATACAATTCATATAGAGTTGGCCTTTATAAGCCTTCATCCATCCATGCCAACGTTCTTCTGATACCTTCTTCGATATCAACCCTTGGTTGGTATCCTAAAAGTTCTTTAGCTTTTGAAATGTTGTGATAACGGTAGGCACAAACGATTTTAACTCTGAAGGGAGTCAAACCTGGCTCTTTGCCCAACAATTTAGAGAAGAATTGAGATAGGTACCCCGCAGCAATAGCCATGGGTCTATTTAGAACAATAACTCTCTTATCAATATGACCGTCTGCCTTCCAAACCGTGCGTGCCAAAGCCCAAAAATATGTTGGTGTGTCATTGGTGATGAAAAATGTTTCTCCAGATACTAGCGCAGCAGTAGTTGGATTCAGAAGCTTTTGTGCGGCTAGTACGTGAGCATCTGCAACGTTTCCAGCGTAGGTCCAGTCGAACAGGTTGTTATTGTCAccaatttgaaactttgaTTGCCCCAACTTAGCGACTTGCCTCAAACCTGGGACCAATTGTCTATCACCAGGACCAAAAATACCGGCAGGACGTAATGCTATTGTTAGGAAGTCATTTTCTGGATCGTTTGCTGATAGCACCATTTCTTCCGCAATTGCCTTTGTTTCGTTATAACCATCCATTGGAACTTCTGGAATTGGCCAAGTTTCATCAGCATTGTGAATGTCCTGACCATTGAAAATAACACCAGCAGATGAGGTATATACTACTGCTTTAACTCGACATTGTTTTGCGACAGTTAATAGATTTTTTGTTCCCTTAACGTTGACCTTTTCGTAAATCTCTTGACTATTACCATGCATTGGAGATGCCGAGTGAACGACGATCGTGGCACCACTTGTCTCAATTGCCTTTCTAACATCAGCAGGTGACGTTAGATCACCTTGATGGAAGGTAATTGTCGAAGGATCAAAAGTGAATTGTTTTGAGATCCGATCTGGAAGTGGTCTTACGTCAAAAACATGGATCTGAGGTTGTGGTTTAAGTTCAGAAAATTGCTGAATCAAATGGAGACCTAGAAATCCAGATCCACCAATTAGTAGTACAGATTTAACATCGCTTGAACTCATAGTAGTTGTTTGTTTTACGTAGACTCAACGTATGATAAGAATTCGATTTGCCTGGTGTGATCTTGAATATCGTGTTAACGTTAACTAATATTCTCtaattgtttttttttctgaatATTAAAACAGAACTAAACGACAAATTTAAAGTGTCTCCCAAATTGTGAAATGGTCGGATAGAAAGATAACGTACTAATTAATAGCCATTGGTTTCTCCTTTCCTATACTTAATGATCACAATAATTTAGGTTTCTTGATCTGTTAGTGGTTAGAGTGTTGTTAAGCCAGAGTTGTATTTTTGCTTTAACATACAATTAATTAGTTCATTTGTACATACAAATTGTCCATATGCAATAGAATCCTTAGATAATGgcaaataataaatagaataaataaaaaaaatattttcagaaaataataaaaaataaGTTAAaataaattcttcaaaaaaatacaaaaaacATAATTAAATTCTATAAAATAAAGCAAAATTCACTAAAATCAATCAAAAGTAACACAAATGTTAGCATTCAATAACAGTTCTACCTTCAAATAAATAGTAAAAACGCATAAACAGGAACGAAGATTATAGTACCTGCTCAACTTCTTGACAGTGGAGTCTGTCGTACGTAATgtattcaaaaattaagTAAAATCATAAAACATCATGTGACTAAAATCAAATTTTACattttctctctttttatATAAAATAAATTTCTAAACTTTTACTTTATTGCAATTAAaaatatttttttattaattttatattgaaaaaattttAATTAAAATAATGTggaattttgaattttttaaaataaaatatatgttttgaaaaattttaGTTTCCGAAAATTAATTTATTTATGGTATTTTGCTTAAGCATAAGAAGTGAAATTGGCTTAAAGCTCTAAAAAGGATAGGAGCCATCTTTTTATGTTTGCTGAGATCCGAAAAAACACTAGAGCAATGcctctcttttttttacGGATACATGGcttttcctttctgttATTTTAAGAGTAGCTTTGATTCATATGCTCAATGTGACAGGATAATATCTACAAGAATAATctcaacaaagaaaataaaaaaaatttaaaaaaatgTCTGTGAAACGATTAGCATGCTTGTCTGCCTCAAGATTGATTTAATTTTTGGAGTGTTAACGTTAGGTAGGAATGAATCAGATATTGAAGATTATAATACTTACATATTGTTCTTCATATGCATACCCTGCTTCTTTCTGGCATGggaatcttttcttttcatttctgtaacatgaaaaattaaaaacCGTAAAAATCGAATTATCAATGAATTCGAACAGAGTTGTTaatgcgatgagatgaagTGAGTCCCAATAAAATCAGCATCATTTTGTTATTGTGAATCGAATTATACCCGACCCATTAAACTAACTGCAGATATGAAATTCCTAACTACAAACTTCCTTAAATGTTCCGTGAAAGGATGCGATAACAGTAACCTGAATTTCCCACTTCGCTACGTTCGTGAAAATTGTCAACTAGAACAGGATGAGAGCATCGAATTCAACCCGGAGTTCCTTTTAAGAATAATTGACCGTGTTGATTGGCAAGCTGTAGTTTCAGTAGCATCAGATTTAGGAAATACTGAGCTACCACCCAACAAAccagaatttgaagagaatTTAACGGATGAGGACATGGTCATTCTAAGAGATCTGCACACACTGTTAATTCAAACTAACATTGTAGAGGGACAAATGCAATGCAAAAACTGTGAACACATATACTACATAAAAAACAGCATTCCAAACCTCCTTCTACCACCACATCTAGCATgaatattcaaatccaGCATctatatatgtacataCAGTGAACTTTCTAGCTTAATAAAGAATAATTTCAGGTCACGTGTTATATCAGCTGACGACGAGGCTTTGACAATCAAAAGGCCCACATTGTTGAAGAGCCACCATGATGAAAATCCAGAAATGGAGAG
This window encodes:
- the ERG26 gene encoding sterol-4-alpha-carboxylate 3-dehydrogenase (decarboxylating) (highly similar to uniprot|P53199 Saccharomyces cerevisiae YGL001C ERG26 C-3 sterol dehydrogenase catalyzes the second of three steps required to remove two C-4 methyl groups from an intermediate in ergosterol biosynthesis); the encoded protein is MSSSDVKSVLLIGGSGFLGLHLIQQFSELKPQPQIHVFDVRPLPDRISKQFTFDPSTITFHQGDLTSPADVRKAIETSGATIVVHSASPMHGNSQEIYEKVNVKGTKNLLTVAKQCRVKAVVYTSSAGVIFNGQDIHNADETWPIPEVPMDGYNETKAIAEEMVLSANDPENDFLTIALRPAGIFGPGDRQLVPGLRQVAKLGQSKFQIGDNNNLFDWTYAGNVADAHVLAAQKLLNPTTAALVSGETFFITNDTPTYFWALARTVWKADGHIDKRVIVLNRPMAIAAGYLSQFFSKLLGKEPGLTPFRVKIVCAYRYHNISKAKELLGYQPRVDIEEGIRRTLAWMDEGL
- the TRM112 gene encoding RNA methylation protein TRM112 (highly similar to uniprot|P53738 YNR046W Saccharomyces cerevisiae TRM112 Protein required for cell viability), with protein sequence MKFLTTNFLKCSVKGCDNSNLNFPLRYVRENCQLEQDESIEFNPEFLLRIIDRVDWQAVVSVASDLGNTELPPNKPEFEENLTDEDMVILRDLHTLLIQTNIVEGQMQCKNCEHIYYIKNSIPNLLLPPHLA